In Citrus sinensis cultivar Valencia sweet orange chromosome 3, DVS_A1.0, whole genome shotgun sequence, the sequence ATTCTTGCTTGAGACCTAATTTGATCGAGAGGCAACAAATTAATGTACTTACCTTACGCTGACCTCAGTCCCCCCTTAatagaaaaaaggaaattaattaagacGATTAACCTAATAACTTCTTTGtgatttttaatgtaattaatttgctTAGTTATAATTAGAGCCTCGTAGTTCGGATGTAATTCTCATTCTCAGATCTTAAATGCAATTTGGTAGTGATCGATTTAGCTTTTAAGTGATCTATAGGTTGCTCAACACCTTATTGAGCGTGTAGACGCTGAGTCAGAATTATGCAGCAGGAACGCTAGCTATTCTTGACCTAATTACATGGTAGAAATTGTGACCTTGTATATATGCACGGCTAGCAgtatcaaaattcaataaacatatatatatatatatatatatatatatatatatatatattatatatatgggtCGGAGACAGCATATTGATTGACTGGGGCCTTGGAGATAGGAAGAGTAGTGCGTCATGTCACTACATTTTTAGCTTTtgcatatgaaaaaaaaatagtttaggAAATTTTTATGGGCGTTGGACTGATGGTGGAATTGGTAAATgtaagattaataaaaaaaattaatgagctTTTgcgttatttaaaaaaattaaattaatattattatttatgggcttgattttagtttgaaaagcccaattcttttaaattgtatttaaaattcttgGGGTGAGAATTTAagtgtaaatatatattggGGGCTGAAGTATAACTTACTAGGGCATGATGACAATTTATTGAAGACTTTTGGAAAAACACAATTAAatgttaaagaaattttttcattttagtagAGACTTGAGTCCCCACTTGTCCTTCAACAAATCTGctcttgtatatatatatagttatagTTATAGTTCTTTTCTAGTGCAGGAgtgcttaatttattttttttttcatacgaACATATTGTTAAACTGTGTAATTTAATAGAGTCgcaaacatattattaaacCACAAGGTTTTataatgtatttaaaaattactctttTAAACCGCATGGTTTAACAGCGTATctgctttaaataaaataaaataatatatatatatatatatatatatatatattcaagatTAAGTTGATGACAATGCGCGTTGCAAATCCTAAGATACTGTCACAAGAGAGAACATATTGCTACCATATATAATCATGATCAAATAAAAGCGAAGTGATGATATCTCAACAACTAGATGATCCCCATATTACAGTTAACCTAATTAACAAGGACAGTCCCACTCACAATAATCACAATCACGGCAGCTAAACATGAAAATTCAGGATTAAGTTGATTGTCAATGACAACCtttcatgaaaattaacaTGCACAATGaaccattaattaaaaagaaatagaggATAAAGATCATTGTATTAATGACAACTCGTGGAGCGAGAGATCATATTCAAATCCTTGTAAGGCGCAGAATGATCGCAGAATAGATATTTCAGGCAAATTAAGAAAAggtcaaagaaaagaaagacatATATAACAAATGGATCATACTGAGGATGTTAATTGAGCTTAATTTGATAAACAGCAAACTGTTGCcagaaattaaactaaactAAAAAGGCcaagttttaattaatttaacaccATATCTACGGGTGAATATTTGTAAAGAATTCACCTAATTAAGGATATCCAAGCCGAAGCTCCAAATCCACAGACTCCTTTGTATCTTTTAACCCCATCTCCAACTCCAGGCTCATAGCTAattcctctttctttctcaaaaCATCAATCTCGCGTTTCGGCGCATAACCCTTCAAATTTCCAGCACCAAATGCAGCTCTcatgttcttcttcttccttaaATAATCCCCGGATGGAAGAGTACTACTCAAGGTATTGATCTGTTGATGAGGACATTCTTCAAGCAATCTTTTTTTGTCTTCATTTGTGAAAGCTGCCGAGGATGGTGATGAAGACAAAGAGTTGAGATTTGCAGAAACCAAGGGTTTTGGTTTGTAAGTTGCTGGGTCTGGGCCTGGGAGCAACAGCTTATTAGATGGAGgagatgataatgatgatgaagaagtaGAAGAAGCAGCAAAACTAGGGATAGGGTTAGGGTTTCGATATTGAAGAAGTGGTGGAGGTAACATTCTAAGCCTGGCTCTATCTCTTCTATGAACATTCATATGACCCCCAAGAGCTTGAGCAGACCTAAACTCTCTCCGGCAAAAGCTGCAGTTATAGTTCTTTGGAGGCCACACAATTAACCCACATGATGACTGTCCATGCTGAGCTTCTGAGCAGCTACATTTTTCACACTCCCACTTCTCTTTAACCCACTCCATGCTTACTTCTTTCTTGTTCATCAGTACAGCTACAAGTAccagagaaagagaagaaatggCTACAAAAGATTGCTTCGAGAGAATATGAAGAAATGAAGCCCTTTAAAGTTAAAGCTAGAAACTGATGAAAAAGTAATTATGTATGTACTCACCTGCGATTTTTCTGCTACTATTTCTGGATATTGCTTCATGTAATGTAGAAGCTTTAGATTTTGGCAGTGGTATATATTATGTTCTTTTTCATTATGCCCCAATCTAGTGGAGATCTTGCAGACTTTCTTTTACCTCATcaataaatgtttcaatttttaattttttaactttttgaaatggtaaatatttttttccccttcctTCTTTTTTGATAAAGTATAAATAATGCACTGAAACAACAGCAAATGGGGGTGCAGTTGCTGGTACAACAGGGAGTaacttctcttcttctctgaTATATTACCGACATGTCGTTAAAAGTATTTGGACGACACGTCGTTTGCTGTTTCGGATGTCGATTTGGTTTCTTTCCTAATGACGACCTGTCATCTTCTTACCTAACTGTGAAGTGGGAACCAtccctcttttctcttttatttagttgtttttatctctttctatGTAATTTATatcctaaaattaattttacaattaaaattttattaggatCTACGTTGatcaacataaatatttaaataaatttgaggaAAATTTATCCCACATGTTATTAGGAGAATTCAAACTTATTCCCTCAAAGATGGAGAAGAGAAATGAAAACGTCCAAACTAAATAGAGGGCAAGATCTGATTAAGGGAAtaagtttgaaacaatttaaCTTTGATCTGATTGATAGGGAGCTGCTCCGATTGTATAAAATACAGGGCAAGACCTGAATGGTTAGTCAAAACACTATTGGATCAACGAGGCATTCGGAAAATGGGCATGCATTAAAAGAATATCATGATGGTTTCCACTTTCTGAGTGCCCAAAATTGAAGAACCTACTCTACATTCTTTTGGGGTAATCTTTGGAAACTAATCATTTGATTTATAGGGGACATGACTTGGTGGATTGCCCTATTAATTTGTTACACCAGCTATTCaagatatttttgtatttacttTATAGCAATTAATCGGAATAGACAGCACTTCACCTCTACAGCCATCATATGTAATCTGCTAGCTTAGTTGGCTAGTTGCCTTTTAAGTGAGAAACGCAAATAGACTGATTGACAACATATGTGCATTCGTCCACAGAGCacccaaaatattatatatatatatagcttatggatgaaataattatcaagTACAGTAGAGACCTGCCATGTTAAAAGAGGAGTTGCTAAAGCCTGAATAATAATCTAGATGAGCATAGAACCaagcaaattaaaaggaaCCTTAACATGAACTAAGTCAGACAACTTCATTCGGTTGCTTTGAAGAGCTTTAacatatttacaattttgcaCTTTCGGTGCTGGTtagtgaaattaaaaaaaaaaaatgttagaaaAGTGCCCATATAATACTAATCTATTTCTGCTATAATTCGAGCTAGAGCATCCTGAGAAACTGTCTATCTATGATCATGTATGAAATGAAGGCTATGCAACAGATCATTAAGCAAGAGGTGCCTACTCTAAAATTGCCAATATACACTCATTCAACTATATTAACACCTATGTCAGAATTTTCGAGAAAATAAGCAAGTATAGCAATCCAATTCCATCAGAAGTAATCATCAAATGCCCCTTCTTTGTCATTTCCCAACTTCTCGCTTCCTGTAGCATGTAACCACCAAAATAGACACAATCAAGGTACCATCAGCATACAACATTCAACAGAACTTGAATCTTAAAATATGAAAGCAATGGAAcccaagagaaaaaaagggaagaaGTAGTCAAGACATGAGAGTTTGAATACAGagcttttaaagaaaatgagctGACCTGTAATTTCCGTGGCTGAAAGATCCTGGACTATGAGCTGGAGAGCATTGGGTTTGAATGAAGAAAAGTTAGCAGAGGCAGGAGCTGGAGCTGGAAAGGTGAAATCGGAGTCAGTCGATGAAGCATCGGAGTTATCAGAAGTATCAAAAGTTTCTTCTTTAACAATAGGTATAGAAGTTGAAGTTGAGGTTGACGAAGAACGCAAGATCATTTTCAGCTGTGAAAATTGCTCCGACATGCAATATAACAGCCTGAGACACACTAGATCAGATCAAGTATTAGTCAAACAACATGCAGCCTTTCCACAACCACAAGAATtcatgtttgaaaattttgaaacaacttGCATTGGATTCTATATACCTTTCAtatccaaaaataaaagttcataaaagaataattttaaggttacatgttttttctttaaggTTAAACACTAATACTACCTGTTCAAAGAGTCTTGAAGTTGATAAACTCTTCTTTCAGTCTCTTCTAATTTCTTCAGTCTTTTCTCACTTAATACCCTTGCTTCAGCACATTTCCTTGCAGAATCATCGGCTCTTTGTTTTTCAGCCTGCAACAGGGCCTGTGTGATATAACAAGGTTAAcatttgtcaaatttaggCCCTTGGAATCTGAAGCCAGAGAATATATGTATAAACTCAGTCCACTTCCAATAGCAAGCAATGGGAAGGACACAACCTTTCCAAATTGCTCATAATTTATATGCAATTCCACATATAAATACTTAGTATTGGGtcaataataatcttttatcTTTACCTCACACAGCAGACAAATAACTCTTAAGAGCAAAACTTTTAGGCTGCTATAAGGTGACATGTTTTGCATAAGGtgtaaagaacaaaaatgaacTCGAGAAGAATAGAAATATGAATGACTACTGATTCCAAATGAAAAATCGTAAAGGTACAAATATGAAATGAAGCTGAATAGCAGAAGTACCCACCAGAGAAGAATAATGGAAAAATTTAGGTTATAACAGCATTACCTTCAACTTTTCTACTTCAGCAGAGAGGTTCTCAatcttttcttcctcttcgttAGAACATGGGATTTTTCCGGTAATAGGGTGTGGTTCAATGGCTCTGTCTATATCATCACAATCCTCGACATGCACTTCAGTGGCTCTGTCTTTAGTATCACATTCCTTGACATACACTTCAATGGCTCTGTCTGTAGTATCGCACTCCTTGACATGCACTTCGATGCCTTTGTTTGTAATATCACATTCCTTGACTTCACTTGTTTCATCTACTATGTACTGCACAGCTTCCTGAGATTCCTGCGATTCTGTTATCTCTTgtcctctttcttctttcttggcAGTCTGCAAACATGGTTTTCACTTGAGTAAGAGGCTAACAAACCAAGGAGCATAATCATGtacaaaaaatttcatcattaatACTAATGTGTATATGGCACCGAAATTATTCAGCAAAATGACAGGGCTACTTGTCTTTTCAACagaattatttttcagaaGCCAGTGGAAATGACTCTTCTTCTACCAGCATTGTCTACGTATATCTGGAGTGGATGGAGATTGGAAAGGAGATCCTAGTACTGTTTTAACACCTTCAAAGGGGAATTTGTAACTATAATGCTGGTTTTCATGGTGTCAATTATATGTCTGTCATGACAACAATAGGCCACATACAACTCACTATACTGTTGTCCTAAGATCTTCAGCCACAGCTACTTCTCATGCTGTCAGTTATCTATTTAATCTATAATAATTTCTCCATAAAGTCTAGGTCCAAAAGCTTAGTTTCTGTATCCACCATTTAGCCCAAAAAACAGTACAGCAAATTTCAGCTGCTGCGACCATTTCTTATACCAGCTTGTTTTCTATAGTCTCATCAGATAGTTTCATAGCTGTTAGCTCGCCTCTGCTCTGGTATATTCCATCCATATCTACCTCTTTACATAAAGGAAATGTAATAAGATTATGTAAGGTTCTCATACCAAATCTCTTGCCTAATTGAAAGgcaagattttattatttagtctCAAAGTGTGACACGtgtcaaaaaatttcaataacaaTTGATAGACAAACTTCATACTGATCATT encodes:
- the LOC107177224 gene encoding zinc finger protein 11, producing the protein MNKKEVSMEWVKEKWECEKCSCSEAQHGQSSCGLIVWPPKNYNCSFCRREFRSAQALGGHMNVHRRDRARLRMLPPPLLQYRNPNPIPSFAASSTSSSSLSSPPSNKLLLPGPDPATYKPKPLVSANLNSLSSSPSSAAFTNEDKKRLLEECPHQQINTLSSTLPSGDYLRKKKNMRAAFGAGNLKGYAPKREIDVLRKKEELAMSLELEMGLKDTKESVDLELRLGYP